The following is a genomic window from Bacillus sp. V2I10.
ATGTGAAAATAAAATATTACCCGATTCAGATTCAATTTGAATTGTACTGGAAGTTTTTAATGAAGCTTCGTGAAGAATATTCTTAAAAACCGAAGCTTTAATAACAATATTTATGAATCCAATTACTTCTTTGGAATTATCCGAAATAATTGTACTTGTCATAGAAAGTGCTGGATTACTGTTTTTATAGATTGGTTCTATTAGTGTTTTAGTTGGTTGATCTAATAGTTTCACATAGGGAGGTTTAGTGAGCACCTGATCATCTAATTGATGAACCCCACGGTCTTCACTAACCGCTTTTCCGTCAAGACCTATAATTTTAATATTCATGATGCTATCACTATATTGATAACTTTCTCTGTAAAGCTTTATCATTCCTAAAATACTTTTCGATTCCTCAGCCGTATTATGTTTGTCAATTAAAAATTGAACAGTACTATCCTTTTTCCCAACTTCAGTAAATCTTTTAATATCTTGAAGTACATCATCAAATTCACTGCGTAATTGTGCTACTTGGATTTGAGCTAATGAATATGTTTTTTCGGCAACAATATTATAAGATTTCATATATGAAATCACCCCAACAAGGATGAGAGGTATTACCGTTAAAAAAAGGAACATCATTAGAAGTTTTGTACGTAAACTTGAAACTATCCATTTTTTGAATTTCATAATCTAACCAACCTGTCAGTAGTATTATAAGAAGATTTATTCGAATAAATGTTAATATGTGTCTGGTTATTATATTTTAAACTGCCTTATGTTATCTTTCATTTCTTGAATTCGTTCTACAAGTTTATAAGATGCATCAGAAACTTCCTCAAGAGTAGTTAATTGTTCTTCACCCATAGCTGCAATTCCAGCAACTTCTGCATTCGTAATTTGCGAGCTCTGCTCAATGTCTGAGATCATTTGGCGAATAGAAAGCATTTGATCAAATGCCTCCTGCATGTCTTGCTTTATGCTTTCAATTTCAACTTGCTGTCTATTTCTAATTGAACGAATAGTATGGAATTGACTCTTTACGTGCTCAGTTTTTAATCTGCAAAGTTGAATGTTTTCTAGAGTTTCAGAGTTTTGGTTTCTGATTGAAGTTGTTAGGCTCATGATATGGTTTACTTTGTAATCGGAGTCTTGTGAAACCTTGTTTGTTTCATCAGAAACATCTTTTATACGAGTTAAAGCGTTTTCTATTTTTTTATTTATTGAACTTTTAGGAATTTCATTTATTAGAGAGAGGTACAATAAACTAGACTCTCGTGCAACAAGCTTAATTAATCGTAAATATTCATTCATTTCCCCTGACAATCTCTGAAGTTCTTCTGTATCACTGTTTACTTGATATATAGTTTGGCTTACTTGCTCAAGTTGCTGATGGAAGGTTACAAGTTCATGACTTATTTCATTTGTTATATGCAAGGTTTCATTTGATTGAAGGTTTATTTTATTTGATTTACCTAGTACTTCGTTATATTTAAAAAGTAAATGTTCAAATGTAGTTACTGATTTTTGAATCAGTTTATCTTGTGTATGAAGATTGATCGAAATTGTTTGTGTTGCTTCAGCAACTTCTTCCCCAGCAAGTCGGTTTTCAAGAATACTTTGGTGAATATCCTTTGAAGTTAAAACGACTAAATCATTTGTATTTCTCACGCTTAAGATAATATCCTTTAAATTATGAAACATTCGATTATAAGAACGACATAATTCTCCTATTTCATTCTTAGACAGATTTACTATTGCTCCTATCGTTAAGTTTCCTTCTGCAATTTCATTTGTTTTTTGTCCTAAACTACGAATAGGTTTTACAAAACTTCCTGATATATATATTGCAAATAATAATGAAATTATGATAACGGCAATAAATGCACAAATATAAATAGTTATGTCTCTTGTTAAGTTAGTAGAAATGATATTCTGTGATTCCCCTTTTACCAAAAGGGTTTTTTGTAAGAGTGACTGAACCTTTTCATCGATGAGGTCTGTAAGAATTGTAATATATTCATAGGTGATATTTCGTGAATCTGCTGGAACATTTTCTTGGATTTGCTCTCCAAGCTTGTCAATATATTCAGTCGTAGTCGTTAATGTTTGGCGAACTTCTGAAATTTCCTTAGTGAATTGGCCATTTTTATCATCGCGTTCAATTTTATCTAAGTTTTGATACATATTGTTTAGATGATCATATTGAGTACCATTTTCAAAAAGTACTTTTCCATATGCAATATCCCTAATTTCCTCATCTAGCTTTTGCTTAAGTGAACCATTAATTGAATTCGTCAATGTGATTGTTTCCATCATTGCATTATATTGATGAACATACCCGAGGAAAAGATAGATTTGTACGCAATTTATTGTTGCAAGCCATAATAAAATGACCATGAAACCAAGGATTAATCTTTTTCGTAAAGATAGATCAGATAACATTGAATGCGCTTTCAATTCAAATCCCCCTTCCTTGACTTATCTTACTATAGTAAGAGTTAAAAGTAGATAAAAATATTTTACACTTTTTTGAAAAATTTTATAGTTTTTAAATTGAAAAGTACTCTATAAACAAAATGAATTTACAACATTTTCGAAAGTTATTCCATTCATCTATAAAATGTAAACGCTTTATAATTAGAGTAATCCAATTCAAGTAATATGCTGAAAAATATTATTGAATTGAAAAAGATAAGGGGAGAATCAAATGATAAAAAAATTATTCAAGAGAAAAACAGTGCTCTTGTTAATGATGTCGCTCATGCTTTTATTGGCTGCATGTAGCTCATCAGGTACAGGGGGGCAAACAGGAACTGGTACTAGTTCAGGAGATTCTGAGTCTAGTGATAAGTTAGTAATAGGCTTTTCACAAGTCGGTGCTGAAAGTGAATGGAGAACGGCAAACACGAAGTCAATGCAAGAAGCCATTAAAGCTGCAGGTCATGAATTGAAATTTTCAGATGCCCAACAAAAGCAAGAAAATCAAATTAAGGCCATTCGTTCGTTTATCGCCCAAAAAGTAGATGCAATTGTCTTCTCACCTGTTGTTGAAACAGGATTTGAAACGGTGTTACAAGAAGCAAAGGATGCAGGGATTCCAGTTTTTCTTTCTGACCGTTCTGTTGATATTGAAGATGATTCATTATGGGTAACATTCTTAGGTTCAGACTTTGTTGAAGAAGGTAGAAAAGCTGCAAATTGGTTAGTTGAGGAAACAGCTGATGTAGATGGTGATGTCAATATCGTTGAACTTCAAGGAACAGTCGGATCAGCACCTGCGATTGACCGTAAAGAAGGCTTTGAAGAAGTAATAGCAGATCATCCAAATTTAAAAATCACAAAATCTCAAACAGGTGACTTTACTCGTGCAAAAGGAAAAGAAGTTATGGAAGCGTTCTTAAAAGCAGATGGAGAAAACATTGATGTTCTCTATTCTCATAATGATGACATGGCAATTGGTGCGATTCAAGCAATTGAAGAGTACGGATTAAAGCCAGGTGAAGATATTAAAATCATCGGTGTTGACGCAGTAAAAGGTGCGTTCGAAGCAATGGCAGCAGGAAAAATGAACGTAACAGTTGAATGTAACCCAT
Proteins encoded in this region:
- a CDS encoding methyl-accepting chemotaxis protein, which encodes MKAHSMLSDLSLRKRLILGFMVILLWLATINCVQIYLFLGYVHQYNAMMETITLTNSINGSLKQKLDEEIRDIAYGKVLFENGTQYDHLNNMYQNLDKIERDDKNGQFTKEISEVRQTLTTTTEYIDKLGEQIQENVPADSRNITYEYITILTDLIDEKVQSLLQKTLLVKGESQNIISTNLTRDITIYICAFIAVIIISLLFAIYISGSFVKPIRSLGQKTNEIAEGNLTIGAIVNLSKNEIGELCRSYNRMFHNLKDIILSVRNTNDLVVLTSKDIHQSILENRLAGEEVAEATQTISINLHTQDKLIQKSVTTFEHLLFKYNEVLGKSNKINLQSNETLHITNEISHELVTFHQQLEQVSQTIYQVNSDTEELQRLSGEMNEYLRLIKLVARESSLLYLSLINEIPKSSINKKIENALTRIKDVSDETNKVSQDSDYKVNHIMSLTTSIRNQNSETLENIQLCRLKTEHVKSQFHTIRSIRNRQQVEIESIKQDMQEAFDQMLSIRQMISDIEQSSQITNAEVAGIAAMGEEQLTTLEEVSDASYKLVERIQEMKDNIRQFKI
- a CDS encoding ABC transporter substrate-binding protein, with the protein product MIKKLFKRKTVLLLMMSLMLLLAACSSSGTGGQTGTGTSSGDSESSDKLVIGFSQVGAESEWRTANTKSMQEAIKAAGHELKFSDAQQKQENQIKAIRSFIAQKVDAIVFSPVVETGFETVLQEAKDAGIPVFLSDRSVDIEDDSLWVTFLGSDFVEEGRKAANWLVEETADVDGDVNIVELQGTVGSAPAIDRKEGFEEVIADHPNLKITKSQTGDFTRAKGKEVMEAFLKADGENIDVLYSHNDDMAIGAIQAIEEYGLKPGEDIKIIGVDAVKGAFEAMAAGKMNVTVECNPLFGPQMVDLIEAHLAGEEIDKRVAVEESMYTMDQAEELLPTREY